A stretch of the Capsicum annuum cultivar UCD-10X-F1 chromosome 10, UCD10Xv1.1, whole genome shotgun sequence genome encodes the following:
- the LOC107844053 gene encoding phosphatidylinositol transfer protein 3 yields MSSKKLQGAELTLSPAEQQAKINEVRKLIGPAVDKFPAMCSDASILRFLRARNWHTKRSAKLLKETLIWRLETKPDMIRWDDIAQQAETGKVYKADYFDKYGRTVLVMKPGVPNSYSVETQMRYLVYCMENAILDLKPRQERMVWLIDFEGWNMSSISVKVTRETARVLQDRYPERLGLAILYNPPKVFESFWIMVKPFLEKRTYKKVKFVYPNAADTQKVMEDLFDMDKLESSFGGKWTQGFDFVAYSKRMREGDDKMTDFVISGAPLPSDQNVTAETRQSSAPDNSLELSEDGISSTDETALNLESSDETEDWHMSCKNEIKVDPNASNSKQMKQSK; encoded by the exons ATGTCATCCAAAAAGTTGCAAGGAGCTGAATTGACTTTGTCACCTGCAGAACAGCAAGCTAAG ATCAATGAGGTTAGAAAGCTGATTGGTCCTGCTGTTGACAAGTTTCCAGCAATGTGTTCGGATGCATCAATTCTAAGATTTCTCAGGGCACGGAATTGGCATACAAAAAGATCAGCCAAGTTGCTAAAAGAAACACTGATATGGAGACTTGAAACCAAACCAGATATGATCCGTTGG GATGATATTGCTCAACAAGCAGAAACTGGAAAAGTTTACAAAGCCGATTACTTTGACAAGTATGGAAGGACTGTGCTTGTGATGAAGCCTGGAGTACCG aatTCTTATTCAGTAGAGACGCAAATGAGATATTTAGTCTATTGCATGGAGAACGCCATACTGGATCTAAAACCGCGCCAGGAGCGAATGGTTTGGTTGATTGACTTTGAAGGGTGGAACATGTCAAGTATATCAGTGAAGGTGACTAGGGAAACAGCACGCGTGCTGCAAGATCGTTATCCAGAGAGGCTAGGCCTTGCAATCCTTTATAATCCACCAAAAGTTTTCGAGTCCTTCTGGATT ATGGTAAAACCATTTCTTGAGAAGAGGACATACAAGAAAGTGAAGTTTGTGTATCCAAATGCTGCAGATACTCAAAAAGTAATGGAAGATCTGTTCGATATGGACAAGCTTGAATCCTCATTCGGAGGGAAATGGACACAAGGTTTTGACTTTGTCGCTTACTCCAAACGCATGAGAGAGGGGGATGACAAGATGACTGATTTTGTTATTTCTGGTGCTCCGTTGCCCTCTGACCAAAACGTGACAGCTGAGACACGACAATCCTCAGCGCCAGACAATAGTTTAGAGTTGTCCGAAGATGGTATATCGTCCACTGATGAAACAGCATTGAATTTGGAAAGTTCAGACGAGACTGAAGATTGGCATATGAGTTGTAAGAACGAGATCAAAGTTGATCCAAATGCTTCAAATTCAAAACAGATGAAACAAAGCAAGTAG